One Pseudomonas sp. AN-1 genomic region harbors:
- a CDS encoding energy-coupling factor ABC transporter permease — MHIEPGALNAAKVLYGHAAAIATLLIYAPRWIGRLDQVAKTLLAAVFFSLFMQAYHVPAGVSELHFIGASAIYFVFGFLPTLFGFALGLLLQGLVFDPQDLVHLGVNSLSLMLPLIAAHGLFGRRLFDSQSRRLDWQSVVRFDAVYYGGVVAMVGFWLAIGEESLALDNWLLFAAAYAPLVLCEPLFTCLVVRLLKRWPDSAVLQRLTCVGNLRVA; from the coding sequence ATGCATATCGAACCCGGCGCGCTGAACGCCGCCAAAGTGCTCTACGGCCACGCGGCCGCCATCGCCACCTTGCTGATCTACGCCCCGCGCTGGATCGGCCGCCTCGACCAGGTCGCCAAGACCCTGCTGGCGGCGGTGTTCTTCTCGCTGTTCATGCAGGCCTACCACGTCCCGGCCGGAGTCTCCGAGCTGCACTTCATCGGCGCCTCGGCGATCTACTTCGTCTTCGGCTTCCTGCCCACCCTGTTCGGCTTCGCCCTCGGCCTGCTGCTGCAGGGGCTGGTGTTCGACCCGCAGGATCTGGTGCACCTGGGCGTCAACTCGCTGTCCTTGATGCTGCCGCTGATCGCCGCTCACGGCCTGTTCGGTCGCCGCCTGTTCGACAGCCAGTCGCGCCGCCTGGACTGGCAGTCCGTGGTGCGCTTCGATGCCGTCTACTACGGCGGCGTGGTGGCCATGGTCGGCTTCTGGCTGGCCATCGGCGAGGAATCGCTGGCGCTGGACAACTGGCTGCTGTTCGCCGCCGCCTACGCGCCGCTGGTGCTCTGCGAGCCGCTGTTCACATGCCTGGTGGTGCGCCTGCTCAAGCGCTGGCCGGACTCCGCCGTGCTGCAGCGGCTGACCTGCGTGGGCAACCTGCGCGTCGCCTGA
- a CDS encoding precorrin-8X methylmutase, with the protein MIDYIRDGQEIYRNSFAIIRAEADLAAIPADLEKLAVRVIHACGMVDVVDELRFSPGAGASGRAALAAGAPILCDARMVAEGITRARLPADNRVICTLNDPDIPALARARGNTRSAVALEHWRDHLEGSVVVIGNAPTALFYLLEMLAAGAPKPALILGFPVGFVGAAESKDLLAEGSHGVPYVIVRGRRGGSAMAAAAVNALATEVE; encoded by the coding sequence ATGATCGACTACATCCGCGATGGACAGGAAATCTATCGCAACTCCTTCGCCATCATCCGCGCCGAGGCCGATCTCGCGGCGATCCCCGCCGATCTGGAAAAGCTCGCGGTGCGCGTGATCCACGCCTGCGGCATGGTCGACGTGGTCGACGAGCTGCGCTTCTCGCCGGGCGCCGGCGCTAGCGGGCGCGCCGCGCTGGCGGCCGGTGCACCGATCCTCTGCGATGCGCGGATGGTCGCCGAGGGCATCACCCGCGCGCGCCTGCCGGCCGACAACCGGGTGATCTGTACCCTCAACGATCCGGACATCCCCGCGCTGGCCCGCGCGCGCGGCAACACCCGCTCGGCGGTGGCCCTGGAGCACTGGCGCGACCATCTGGAAGGCAGCGTGGTTGTCATCGGCAACGCGCCCACCGCGCTGTTCTACCTGCTGGAGATGCTCGCCGCCGGTGCGCCGAAACCGGCGCTGATCCTCGGTTTCCCGGTGGGCTTCGTCGGCGCCGCCGAGTCCAAGGACCTGCTCGCCGAAGGCAGCCACGGCGTGCCCTACGTGATCGTCCGCGGTCGGCGCGGCGGCAGCGCCATGGCCGCCGCGGCGGTCAACGCGCTGGCCACGGAGGTGGAATGA
- a CDS encoding ATP-binding protein, with the protein MHEPVNFPLAAVVGADALKLALCLAAVDPAIGGVLIEGPRGMAKSTLARGVAELLDGGQLVTLPLGATEERIVGTLDLDAALGEGRARFAPGLLARAHGGVLYVDEVNLLADHLVDLLLDVAASGVNHVERDGISHRHAARFVLIGTMNPEEGELRPQLLDRFGLAVVLGGAPLPAERAEIVRRRLDFDRDPQAFRVRWQAAQDQLQARCRQAREQLEAIPLDDTALETIAARCYAAGIDGLRGDLVWLRAARAHAAWRGAQAIAAEDIDAVQDFVLRHRHPHGPAAEPPQQNPGDSAPQREAGGQNDGQRGEQGEGQWGELPAQPLAIGERRAPPRWPKKP; encoded by the coding sequence ATGCATGAACCCGTGAATTTCCCGCTAGCCGCGGTGGTCGGCGCCGACGCGCTGAAGCTGGCGCTGTGCTTGGCGGCGGTCGACCCGGCGATCGGCGGTGTGCTGATCGAGGGGCCGCGCGGCATGGCCAAGTCGACCCTGGCGCGCGGCGTGGCCGAGCTGCTCGACGGCGGCCAGCTGGTCACCCTGCCGCTGGGCGCCACCGAGGAGCGCATCGTCGGCACCCTCGACCTGGACGCCGCCCTCGGCGAGGGCCGCGCGCGCTTCGCCCCGGGCCTCTTGGCGCGCGCCCACGGCGGCGTGCTCTACGTCGACGAGGTCAACCTGCTGGCCGACCATCTGGTCGACCTGCTGCTCGACGTGGCGGCCAGCGGGGTCAACCACGTCGAGCGCGACGGCATCTCGCACCGCCACGCCGCGCGCTTCGTGCTGATCGGCACCATGAACCCGGAGGAGGGCGAGCTGCGCCCGCAGTTGCTCGACCGCTTCGGCCTCGCCGTCGTCCTCGGCGGCGCGCCGCTGCCCGCCGAGCGCGCCGAGATCGTCCGCCGCCGGCTGGACTTCGACCGCGACCCGCAGGCCTTCCGCGTCCGCTGGCAGGCGGCGCAGGACCAGCTGCAGGCGCGCTGCCGGCAGGCCCGCGAGCAATTGGAAGCGATCCCGCTGGACGACACGGCGCTGGAAACCATCGCCGCGCGCTGCTACGCCGCCGGCATCGACGGCCTGCGCGGCGACCTGGTCTGGCTGCGCGCCGCCCGCGCCCATGCCGCCTGGCGCGGCGCGCAGGCCATCGCCGCCGAGGACATCGACGCGGTGCAGGACTTCGTGCTGCGCCATCGCCATCCGCACGGCCCGGCCGCCGAGCCGCCGCAGCAGAATCCCGGCGATTCTGCGCCGCAGAGGGAGGCGGGCGGGCAGAACGACGGCCAGCGCGGAGAACAAGGCGAAGGCCAGTGGGGCGAGCTGCCGGCGCAGCCGCTGGCCATCGGCGAGCGCCGCGCGCCGCCGCGCTGGCCAAAAAAGCCCTGA
- a CDS encoding type II toxin-antitoxin system HipA family toxin — MEILTLQVHLDGQWHDAMRLCFDAPADGLRSRCSARYEADYLVAHLDDLGTPKAPAVSAALPLGWDDYRGIAPAFLHDIIPAGAARRLILARMALPLDAPEEFFLLQRCTLAPVGNLRVKESVAAPCVATGFPREEVIRRDIRFLDYAYERGAAVGGATGAGGEAPKLLLAEDAAGDLYPDASLPDAEVRRHWFVKFPRNAATATDRDILRSEYCYYHALNRLGIETIAAEGLAFEEAEKPSLWMRRFDRRIGPHGVERIAVESAYSLCGVTRPGSRLEHVEVVARLAHTWNAVGQGAEIPALVAEYLRRDLLNQILGNTDNHGRNFSILRSRGRIDLAPIYDLAPMAMDPEGVVRTTRWPDGIERLEGTDWRAACHALARWADPEVSFERLRADARQLLALPDLLHELGLPEATWQAPTIPLDRLETTLRRWGLL, encoded by the coding sequence ATGGAAATCCTCACCCTTCAGGTCCATCTCGACGGTCAATGGCACGATGCGATGCGGCTGTGCTTCGACGCGCCCGCCGACGGGTTGCGCAGCCGCTGCAGCGCCCGCTACGAGGCCGACTATCTGGTCGCCCACCTCGACGACCTGGGCACGCCGAAAGCCCCGGCGGTGAGCGCCGCCTTGCCCCTGGGCTGGGACGACTACCGCGGCATCGCACCGGCCTTCCTGCACGACATCATCCCCGCCGGCGCCGCGCGGCGGCTCATCCTGGCGCGGATGGCGCTGCCCCTCGATGCGCCGGAAGAGTTCTTCCTGCTGCAGCGCTGCACCCTGGCGCCGGTTGGCAACCTGCGGGTCAAGGAGTCCGTCGCCGCCCCCTGCGTAGCGACCGGCTTCCCCCGCGAGGAAGTGATCCGCCGCGACATCCGCTTCCTCGATTACGCCTACGAGCGCGGCGCGGCCGTCGGCGGCGCCACGGGAGCGGGCGGCGAGGCGCCCAAGCTGCTGCTGGCCGAGGATGCCGCCGGCGACCTCTACCCGGATGCCAGCCTGCCCGACGCCGAGGTGCGCCGGCACTGGTTCGTCAAGTTCCCACGCAACGCCGCGACGGCCACCGACCGGGACATCCTGCGCAGCGAATACTGCTACTACCATGCGCTCAACCGTCTGGGCATCGAGACGATTGCCGCCGAAGGGCTGGCCTTCGAGGAGGCGGAAAAGCCCAGCCTGTGGATGCGCCGCTTCGACCGCCGGATCGGCCCGCACGGGGTCGAGCGCATCGCCGTCGAATCCGCCTACTCGCTGTGCGGCGTGACACGGCCGGGCAGCCGCCTGGAGCACGTCGAGGTGGTCGCCCGCCTGGCACACACCTGGAACGCCGTCGGTCAGGGCGCGGAGATTCCCGCCCTGGTCGCCGAATACCTGCGCCGCGACCTGCTCAACCAGATCCTCGGCAACACCGACAATCACGGGCGCAACTTCTCCATCCTGCGCAGCCGCGGGCGCATCGACCTGGCGCCGATCTACGATCTGGCACCGATGGCCATGGACCCCGAAGGCGTGGTGCGCACGACCCGCTGGCCCGACGGCATCGAACGCCTGGAGGGCACCGACTGGCGCGCCGCCTGCCACGCCCTGGCACGCTGGGCCGACCCCGAAGTCTCGTTCGAGCGCCTGCGCGCCGACGCCCGCCAGCTGCTGGCCCTGCCGGACCTGCTGCATGAACTGGGCCTGCCCGAGGCGACCTGGCAGGCACCGACCATCCCGCTCGACCGCCTGGAAACCACCCTGCGCCGCTGGGGGCTGCTATGA
- the cobG gene encoding precorrin-3B synthase, whose amino-acid sequence MKHPLRAAVPRPSACPGLLRIVAARDGGICRIKLPGGRLSARQARAIAAAAGDCADGVLDVTNRANLQIRGVRAGCEDALIERLLAAGLGAASAGGDDVRNLMLSPAAGHDPQALLDTRPLAAALLARLEREPRWHALSPKFAVQLDGGEALAMLDHPHDLWLSALPGEDGPRYAFGLAGCPPQHAGDEPALASIPAAQAGELVFALLALFLDRAGAEQTRMRHLLQNLPAPAVLAALRARHPALDLRRDVALLAWRRAQAEPQRRFGVQAQRQAGLCQVGAQTVLGRLDARQLQALAALIERLGTPCLHLTPWQGVLLPDVPAARGAEAQRALSDLGLLVDPAAPLARLIACSGSPGCARALADTKADARRLAALLPPAAGAADIHLSGCPRRCAAAHGAAFTLLATAPARYQLLAGDHGPVLAEHLNIEQAAARLAAHPSSPESP is encoded by the coding sequence GTGAAGCATCCTCTTCGCGCGGCTGTGCCGCGCCCTTCCGCCTGTCCGGGCCTGTTGCGCATCGTCGCCGCCCGCGACGGCGGCATCTGCCGCATCAAGCTGCCCGGTGGGCGGCTCAGCGCCCGCCAGGCGCGGGCCATCGCCGCCGCGGCCGGCGACTGCGCCGACGGCGTGCTGGACGTCACCAACCGCGCCAACCTGCAGATCCGCGGCGTGCGCGCCGGGTGCGAGGACGCGCTGATCGAGCGCCTGCTGGCCGCCGGGCTGGGCGCCGCCAGCGCCGGCGGCGACGACGTGCGCAACCTGATGCTCAGCCCCGCCGCCGGCCACGATCCGCAAGCGCTGCTCGATACCCGCCCGCTGGCCGCCGCGCTGCTCGCCCGGCTGGAGCGCGAGCCGCGCTGGCACGCGCTGTCGCCCAAGTTCGCCGTGCAGCTCGACGGCGGCGAGGCGCTGGCGATGCTCGACCATCCCCACGACCTGTGGCTGTCGGCCCTGCCGGGCGAGGACGGGCCGCGCTACGCCTTCGGCCTGGCCGGCTGCCCGCCGCAGCACGCCGGGGACGAACCCGCGCTGGCCTCGATTCCGGCGGCGCAGGCCGGCGAGCTGGTGTTCGCGCTGCTGGCGCTGTTCCTCGACCGCGCTGGCGCCGAACAGACCCGCATGCGCCATCTGCTGCAGAATCTGCCGGCGCCGGCCGTCCTCGCTGCGCTGCGCGCACGCCATCCGGCGCTGGATCTGCGCCGCGACGTCGCGCTGCTCGCTTGGCGCCGCGCGCAGGCCGAACCGCAGCGGCGCTTCGGCGTGCAGGCACAGCGCCAGGCCGGGCTCTGCCAGGTCGGCGCGCAGACCGTGCTGGGCCGCCTCGACGCCCGCCAGTTGCAGGCGCTGGCGGCGCTGATCGAGCGACTGGGCACGCCCTGCCTGCACCTGACGCCCTGGCAGGGCGTGCTGCTCCCCGACGTGCCCGCCGCGCGCGGCGCCGAAGCGCAGCGCGCCCTGTCGGACCTCGGCCTGCTGGTTGACCCGGCCGCGCCGCTGGCCCGGCTGATCGCCTGCAGCGGCTCGCCTGGCTGCGCCCGCGCGCTGGCCGACACCAAGGCCGACGCCCGGCGCCTGGCCGCCTTGCTGCCGCCCGCGGCCGGCGCGGCGGACATCCACCTGAGCGGCTGCCCGCGGCGCTGCGCCGCCGCCCATGGCGCCGCCTTCACCCTGCTGGCCACGGCCCCGGCGCGCTACCAGTTGCTGGCCGGCGACCACGGCCCGGTGCTGGCCGAACATCTGAACATCGAGCAGGCCGCCGCGCGGCTGGCCGCCCATCCCTCATCCCCGGAGTCCCCATGA
- a CDS encoding cobalt-precorrin-6A reductase produces MVNKRILLLGGIGEALAIARQLPSDAIYSLAGLGKVPADLPCQVRVGGYGGAEGLARFIAAEGIGLLIDATHPYAAQISRNAARATQLAGIPCWALRRPGWQPGPGDDWREVADWAELIAALAPFRRPLFTLGREPLEHLAEIPAHQHWTVRCLTAQPPAPRAEILGARGPFALGDERALMARIDCDVLISKNSGSQATEHKLQAARERGIPVLVLKRPELPGGTREFACAEELLAGLVEDRWRG; encoded by the coding sequence ATCGTGAACAAACGCATCCTGCTGCTCGGCGGCATCGGCGAGGCGCTGGCCATCGCCCGCCAGTTGCCGAGCGATGCCATCTACAGCCTCGCCGGCCTCGGCAAGGTGCCGGCCGACCTGCCCTGCCAGGTGCGCGTCGGCGGCTACGGCGGCGCCGAGGGGCTGGCGCGCTTCATCGCGGCCGAAGGCATCGGCCTGCTGATCGACGCCACCCACCCCTACGCCGCACAGATCAGCCGCAACGCCGCCCGTGCCACTCAACTCGCCGGCATCCCCTGCTGGGCACTGCGCCGCCCCGGCTGGCAGCCCGGCCCCGGCGACGACTGGCGCGAGGTGGCGGACTGGGCGGAGCTGATCGCTGCCCTCGCCCCCTTCCGCCGCCCGCTGTTCACCCTCGGCCGCGAACCGCTGGAGCACCTGGCTGAAATCCCTGCCCACCAGCACTGGACCGTGCGCTGCCTCACCGCCCAGCCGCCCGCACCGCGCGCCGAAATCCTCGGCGCCCGCGGCCCCTTCGCCCTCGGCGACGAACGTGCGTTGATGGCGCGCATCGACTGCGACGTGCTGATCAGCAAGAACAGCGGCAGCCAGGCCACCGAGCACAAGCTGCAGGCAGCACGCGAACGGGGGATTCCGGTGCTGGTGTTGAAGAGGCCGGAGTTACCGGGGGGGACGCGGGAGTTTGCCTGCGCCGAAGAGCTGCTGGCGGGATTGGTTGAGGATCGGTGGCGGGGCTGA
- the cbiE gene encoding precorrin-6y C5,15-methyltransferase (decarboxylating) subunit CbiE, whose protein sequence is MTPWLTVVGIGEDGFAGLGKSARRALLGAAHIVGAERQLALLPRCVSAARACWPSPFDLAPVLARRGTPTCVLASGDPMFYGVGASLARALPAGELRVLPAPSSVSLAAARLGWALQDCTVVSLVARPLAALNRHLQPGARLLVLSEGAATPAEVAALLRERGFGPSRLSLLEHLGGPHERRLDGLAADWSLPPGAALNLLAIDCRAEAGAQPLPPTVGLPDEAYRHDGQLTKRDVRAVTLARLAPLPGELLWDVGAGCGSIGIEWLRAHPQCRALAVEADAGRQAHIRHNRDALGVPHLQLVAGSAPQALAGLPAPDAVFIGGGVTGPGVLEDCWAALKPGGRLVANAVTLQSEARLIDWYARHGGELLRLHIAHAQPLGSFDTWRQALPITLLCVRKPVEAGDA, encoded by the coding sequence ATGACGCCCTGGCTGACCGTAGTGGGCATCGGCGAAGACGGCTTCGCCGGCCTCGGTAAGAGCGCCCGCCGCGCCCTGCTCGGCGCTGCGCACATCGTCGGCGCCGAGCGCCAGCTGGCCCTGCTGCCGCGCTGCGTGAGCGCCGCGCGCGCGTGCTGGCCCAGCCCGTTCGACCTCGCGCCCGTGCTGGCCCGGCGCGGCACGCCGACCTGCGTGCTGGCCAGCGGCGACCCGATGTTCTACGGCGTCGGCGCCAGCCTGGCGCGCGCGCTGCCGGCCGGGGAGCTGCGCGTGCTGCCGGCGCCCTCCTCGGTGTCCCTGGCCGCCGCGCGCCTGGGCTGGGCGCTGCAGGACTGCACGGTGGTCTCGCTGGTAGCCCGCCCGCTGGCCGCGCTGAACCGCCACCTGCAGCCCGGCGCGCGCCTCTTGGTACTCAGCGAAGGCGCCGCCACCCCGGCCGAGGTCGCCGCACTGCTGCGCGAACGCGGCTTCGGCCCCAGCCGCCTCAGCCTGCTGGAACACCTCGGCGGCCCGCACGAACGGCGCCTCGACGGCCTCGCCGCCGACTGGAGCCTGCCGCCCGGCGCCGCCCTCAACCTGCTGGCCATCGACTGCCGGGCGGAAGCCGGCGCGCAGCCGCTGCCGCCCACCGTCGGCCTGCCCGACGAGGCCTACCGCCACGACGGCCAGCTGACCAAGCGCGACGTGCGCGCCGTCACCCTCGCCCGCCTCGCCCCGCTGCCCGGCGAGCTGCTGTGGGACGTCGGCGCCGGCTGCGGCTCGATCGGCATCGAGTGGCTGCGCGCCCATCCGCAGTGCCGCGCCCTCGCCGTCGAGGCCGACGCGGGCCGCCAGGCGCACATCCGCCACAACCGCGACGCCCTCGGCGTGCCGCACCTGCAGCTGGTCGCCGGCAGCGCGCCGCAGGCGCTAGCCGGCCTGCCGGCGCCGGACGCGGTGTTCATCGGCGGCGGCGTCACCGGCCCCGGCGTGCTGGAAGACTGCTGGGCGGCGCTCAAGCCGGGCGGGCGGCTGGTCGCCAACGCCGTCACCCTGCAAAGCGAGGCGCGGCTGATCGACTGGTACGCCCGCCACGGCGGCGAGCTGCTGCGCCTGCACATCGCCCACGCCCAGCCGCTGGGCAGCTTCGACACCTGGCGCCAGGCGCTGCCGATCACCCTGCTCTGCGTGCGCAAGCCCGTCGAGGCCGGCGATGCGTGA
- a CDS encoding precorrin-2 C(20)-methyltransferase translates to MGKGRLLGLSVGPGDAELITVKALRLLRGAPVVAYFVAKAKASKGQGGNAFGVIEEYLRDDQLRLPLVYPVTTEKLAPPLSYEEVIADFYDTAAAQVAAHLDAGRDVAVICEGDAFFFGSYMYLHDRLAERYDTEVVPGVCSMLGAAAALGAPLVYRNQSLLVLSGVLSEEELHERLSGAEAAVVMKLGRNFDKVRRVLERLGMAERALYIERATMAEQRSLPLAEVDPMASPYFSLILVPGPRWQG, encoded by the coding sequence ATGGGCAAGGGACGACTGCTGGGCCTGAGCGTCGGGCCGGGCGATGCCGAGCTGATCACCGTCAAGGCGCTGCGCCTGCTGCGCGGCGCGCCGGTGGTGGCCTATTTCGTCGCCAAGGCCAAGGCCAGCAAGGGGCAGGGCGGCAACGCCTTCGGGGTGATCGAGGAATACCTGCGCGACGACCAGCTGCGCCTGCCGCTGGTCTATCCGGTGACCACCGAGAAGCTGGCGCCGCCGCTCTCCTACGAGGAGGTGATCGCCGACTTCTACGACACCGCCGCCGCGCAGGTCGCCGCGCACCTGGACGCCGGCCGCGACGTGGCGGTGATCTGCGAGGGCGATGCGTTCTTCTTCGGCTCCTACATGTACCTGCACGACCGCCTGGCCGAGCGCTACGACACCGAGGTGGTGCCCGGCGTCTGCTCGATGCTCGGCGCCGCCGCCGCGCTCGGCGCGCCGCTGGTGTATCGCAACCAGAGCCTTTTGGTGCTGTCCGGCGTGCTGTCCGAGGAGGAATTGCACGAGCGCCTGTCCGGCGCCGAGGCGGCGGTGGTGATGAAGCTCGGCCGTAACTTCGACAAGGTGCGCCGGGTGCTGGAGCGCCTCGGCATGGCCGAGCGCGCCCTGTACATCGAGCGGGCGACCATGGCCGAGCAGCGCAGCCTGCCGCTGGCCGAGGTCGACCCGATGGCCTCGCCGTACTTCTCCCTGATCCTGGTTCCCGGCCCGAGGTGGCAAGGCTGA
- a CDS encoding helix-turn-helix transcriptional regulator, protein MKKPQEDRGAVLDDIRQQLADGTLSFGGAIRQLRLRVTGLNQTDFARMCKLSLRTLRQLEQDAGNPTVATLDSVFRLFGMRVGVVVGRPRDMERF, encoded by the coding sequence ATGAAGAAACCGCAGGAAGACCGCGGCGCGGTACTCGACGACATCCGCCAGCAACTGGCCGACGGCACCCTGAGCTTCGGCGGTGCCATCCGCCAGCTGCGCCTGCGCGTCACCGGCCTGAACCAGACCGACTTCGCGCGCATGTGCAAGCTGTCGCTGCGCACCCTGCGCCAGCTCGAACAGGATGCCGGCAACCCCACGGTGGCGACGCTGGACAGCGTGTTCAGGCTGTTCGGGATGCGGGTGGGGGTTGTGGTGGGGAGGCCGAGGGATATGGAGCGGTTTTGA
- a CDS encoding vWA domain-containing protein, whose product MGRAAGAAAGHRRAPRAAALAKKALSIRPQPARGADARQRDTPQPAPRGRAGASGPGRLDWPRSLQHGRPRSRAELHYRSRLASAPALWLIVVDASASTRRHGALRRAKGLLAELLDQARRRRVALALLQADGAKPRWFCQGQRAPQAARHWLEQLGAGGGTPLPAALAEAGEWLQRRQRRHPGERQQLWLLTDGRLRELPALAPAACPALLIDIESGPLRLGRARELAAALGAEYRHIDEIPLA is encoded by the coding sequence GTGGGGCGAGCTGCCGGCGCAGCCGCTGGCCATCGGCGAGCGCCGCGCGCCGCCGCGCTGGCCAAAAAAGCCCTGAGCATCCGCCCGCAACCCGCCCGGGGCGCGGATGCCAGACAGCGGGACACGCCCCAGCCGGCCCCGCGCGGCCGCGCCGGCGCGTCCGGCCCTGGCCGCCTCGACTGGCCACGCAGCCTGCAGCACGGCCGGCCGCGCTCGCGCGCCGAACTGCACTACCGCAGCCGGCTGGCCAGCGCGCCGGCGCTGTGGCTGATCGTCGTCGACGCCTCGGCCTCGACCCGCCGCCACGGTGCGTTGCGCCGCGCCAAGGGGCTGCTCGCCGAACTGCTCGACCAGGCGCGCCGCCGCCGTGTGGCATTGGCCCTGCTGCAGGCAGACGGCGCAAAACCGCGCTGGTTCTGCCAGGGCCAGCGTGCCCCGCAGGCCGCGCGGCACTGGCTGGAACAGCTCGGCGCCGGCGGCGGCACCCCATTGCCCGCCGCGCTGGCCGAGGCCGGCGAATGGCTGCAGCGCCGGCAACGCCGCCATCCCGGCGAACGCCAGCAGCTCTGGCTGCTCACCGACGGCCGCCTGCGCGAGCTGCCGGCGCTGGCGCCCGCCGCCTGCCCGGCGCTGCTGATCGACATCGAGAGCGGCCCGCTGCGCCTCGGGCGGGCGAGGGAGCTGGCGGCGGCATTGGGCGCCGAATACCGGCATATCGACGAGATTCCGTTGGCATGA
- a CDS encoding cobalt-precorrin-5B (C(1))-methyltransferase, protein MREETPEQPRPLRTGLTTGSCATATSLAAARLLLGGDACDAVEIVLPKGQRVSMRLEFCRPCAGGAEAGTLKDGGDDPDATHGALISARVALDPRPGVRFHAGPGVGTVTRPGLVLAVGEPAINPVPRQMMTEHLSALAAERSYAGGFEVTVCVANGAEIALKTMNPRLGILGGISILGTTGIVRPFSCSAYIASIHQAIDVARANGLQHLAACTGNASEDAMRDHYGLDDSALIEMGDFAGAVLKHLRRAPVARLTLCGGFGKISKLAAGHLDLHSRRSSIDLPQLADWAAELGADCALKDAMRAANTSQQALALASAAGIALGDAVCARALAFARSIVPAQVRLEVFAIDRQGRFVGRALESAS, encoded by the coding sequence ATGCGTGAGGAAACCCCGGAACAGCCGCGCCCGCTACGCACCGGCCTGACCACCGGCAGCTGCGCCACCGCCACCAGCCTGGCCGCCGCGCGCCTGCTGCTGGGCGGCGACGCCTGCGACGCGGTGGAGATCGTCCTGCCCAAGGGCCAGCGGGTCAGCATGCGCCTGGAGTTCTGCCGGCCGTGCGCCGGCGGCGCCGAGGCCGGCACGCTCAAGGACGGCGGCGACGACCCGGACGCCACCCACGGCGCGCTGATCAGCGCCCGCGTGGCGCTCGATCCGCGTCCTGGCGTGCGCTTCCACGCCGGCCCCGGCGTCGGCACCGTCACCCGCCCCGGACTGGTGCTGGCGGTCGGCGAGCCGGCGATCAACCCGGTGCCGCGACAGATGATGACCGAGCACCTGAGCGCGCTGGCCGCCGAGCGCAGCTACGCCGGCGGCTTCGAGGTCACCGTCTGCGTGGCGAACGGCGCCGAAATCGCGCTGAAGACCATGAATCCACGGCTGGGCATCCTCGGCGGCATCTCAATCCTCGGCACCACCGGCATCGTCCGCCCGTTCTCCTGCTCGGCCTACATCGCCTCCATCCACCAGGCCATCGACGTGGCCCGCGCCAACGGCCTGCAGCATCTGGCCGCCTGCACCGGCAACGCCAGCGAGGACGCCATGCGCGACCACTACGGCCTCGACGACAGCGCGCTGATCGAGATGGGCGACTTCGCCGGCGCCGTGCTCAAGCACCTGCGCCGCGCCCCGGTGGCGCGCCTGACCCTGTGCGGCGGCTTCGGCAAGATCAGCAAGCTCGCCGCCGGCCACCTCGACCTGCACAGCCGCCGCTCCAGCATCGACCTGCCGCAACTGGCCGACTGGGCCGCCGAACTGGGTGCCGATTGCGCGCTGAAGGACGCCATGCGCGCCGCCAACACCAGCCAGCAGGCACTCGCCCTGGCCAGCGCCGCCGGCATCGCCCTGGGCGATGCGGTGTGCGCCCGCGCGCTGGCCTTCGCTCGCTCGATAGTCCCAGCGCAGGTACGCCTGGAAGTCTTCGCCATCGACCGCCAGGGCCGCTTCGTCGGCCGGGCGCTGGAGTCCGCATCGTGA